The genomic stretch GTCATGGGATTGTCTGTTGCATCTTGGTAGTGGGTTGTGGGGGATTCTGTTTGGGGAATTTTAGTGGGGCTGGGGTTATGGGTTACATGGGATTCTGGGTGGGGGATTTCAGTAGACTCCAGGTGGAGAGTCTGGAGAAATTCAGAGATTGGGATTTCAGTGATGTTAGGATTATGGGTTTCTGGAGATTTAGGGTGAAGAATCTTGGTGGGGTCAAGATGTGGGGTCTCAGGGACTTCTGCATGTGGGATTTTGGTGGAATTAAGTTTGGGAATCTCTGAGGATTCTTGGTGTGAAGTTTGGGTAGGGTCAGGGCTTGGGGTCTCAGGAAATTCTGGGCGTGAGGTTTTGGAGGGATTAGTTTTGAGGGTCTCAGGGGATTCTGAGTGTGGAATATCAGTCGGGTCAAGTTTGGGGATCTCAGAAGGTTCTAGAAGGGTCATTTTGGAGGGGCTAATTTTGGGGGTCTCCAGAGAGTCTGCTATTGAGGTGCTGAGTGAGTTAGATTTAGGGCTCTCAGAAGACTCTGGGTGTGGGATTTCTCCGAGGTCATGGTTGGTAGTCTCAGTGAAGTCCAGGCGGGAAGGCTCAGGGGAAACGGCATGAGGTGATTTGGAGGGCTCAGGATAAGCAGTCGGAAGAGAATCAGGGTTAGGCCGGTCTTGAGTGGAATTCTCAGAAGCAGGAGCGGAGGTCTGAGAAGGGTGGCCCATCTCTGGGAAGTCGGGGACTGTAAGCGGCGAGGCCGAAGGGTCAGCCTTGGAACCCAGCCAGGCGAGGAGGAAGACGAGGAGGAGGAAGATCGCGCCGAGGGATTTCATAGCTCTGGGAGACGTTTATAGCTGCGGGGGAGCGGGAAGGAAGGGGTTAAGGTTGGAAGCCTCCCGGGAATCCTCCCCGAGCCCCGAGGCCACGCCCACGCCCGGAGGCCACGCCCACTGGTCCCCAGGTGGGCCACAATCCTGCCCAGAATGGCGccggggaaaggaggggaacccAGCTGCAATACCCTGAAGGCCTTAGCTAAGGGGGACTGAGGCGCGGGGCTTCTTGGGAGCCGTAgttaatttctttatctgtttccCCGAGGGGGGGTCCCAGAAAAATTGGGAAAGACCGACCTCTCCAAGCTCTCAGACCTCCCCCACTTCTATTGCAGAGGGTGTAGACCTCCAAGAGGACACAGGAGCCCTTCCTCTCTGAGGGCTCCGTGGACCCCTTCCCTGTACAGTTGTTTACACCAGAGGAGGTTCAGAAGGAATGACTGGGGGCTGGGGCCCTGAAATGCCTTAATCTGAGGGAGAAGGGAGACTCCTGGGACCAGGGCGAGAAGGCTGCTGGGGGTTCACCCCAGTTTCCAGAGGGTGGAGGGTACTGTGGGTCTAAATTCCCGGTTCCTTTGAGAGGAGAGGCCTGATGGCTCAGATGCCTCGAATTTCTCGAGGGAGCAAGTTTAGGGGGGCTGGATTACAGGGGAGGAAGGAGACCGGAGGCTTGAACTCTAGAGAACTGGGCATTCTGACTCTTGGGTCCTCAGCAGATAGCAGAGTGGGGTTCTGGATTCCTCTGCCTGGAGAGCAACTGTGGGGCAGGACTCTGGTCCCTCTGTTTATTGAGGATGGAGCTGAGATCCTAGGCTCTTATGACTGGTCTGGGGCAGAGACACCTCCATCTGTgctgaggtggaggtgggggtggcagaTATCTGGATAGGACAAGGTCACTTGGGGCCTGGGGTCTCTTACCTGCTCAGTGAGGTCCAAGATAACAGCAGGTGAACAGAGCTGGACGCAGAGATCGATGAACGCTGCAGAATGGCTCCGGGCGGGGCGGCAGGAGGTAGGGTCCCAGGGGTGCAGGTGACCAGGTGACGCACCTGACCCTCTCCCTGGGGATCCTGGGAGCCTGGCTACAGGCTTGTGCTCTTAAAGGGACAGAGATAAAGAACATCATCTCTGGAATGGGGGAGGGAGTTAGGGATTGGATCATATCTATTTGGTGGAGGGATGTGGCCCAACCAAGCTCTCTTTTCTTTGAAACCAGGGGTccgggggtacctgggtggctcagtcggttaatcgGCTGTCTTAGGCTcgtgtcatgatcctggggtcctaggattgagccctgagtctggttccctgctcagcgggagcctgcttctccctctccctctgctgctcctcttgcttgaactctctgtcaaataaataaaatctttaaaaaagaaaagaagagaaaagaaaagaaaccaggagTCCAAAGCTATCTGCCATCTCCTCCATGCAAACCCAAGGGTCTAGATCCCTGATGCCCTCTTACTTCCAGATCCAGGAATCTGGGCCTCCAGGTCTCTTCCTCGGATCCAGGAACCCAGGTTCCCAGGCCCCTCCTCTCTGGGGAACTAGGAGTCCAGGGCCATGTCTTGCCAGTCACACTCAGATTGCTACTGGCCCTTGGTACTTCCTAACCTTGGCCTACCTCCCTCGCAGTGTGGAGAACACCCTCCTCAGAGCCAGTGTCAGGTGGATGGGCCTTCACAACACCACCAAACTCCTCCCCTGGAAGCCTTAGACCCTCCACAAGGTAGCTTGGGGGCCCGGGTCTGTCTCTCCCCTCTTTGCAGTCTTGTCCGCCACTTTATTTGCCTTCACCCCCCTACCCCTGTGCCCCATATCCTTTGCCTTCTCCTGCTTTCCCCCCCTTCCATCTCTCACTCTTATCTTTCTGGTTCCCTGCTGCCTGGATTAATCTCTGGGCATCGCTGTGCTGGCTGTCTGTTCTATCTCAGGTCTTTCTCAGAgcctcctccctccatctctagctggttctttctcttcttccccactcctctctttccttcctcttctttccttcttcctctcttgctcccATTCTTCCGCTGGGCCCTTTCCTCTGTCACTCTTTGTCCTTCCCTCTCGTGGTTACTtcatctgtgtgtctctgcttctccccgaCAGTCCCTCTTctgttgctttctctctttctctgtgtctctggcttCTGCTCTGCCGGTCCCTCTGCCGGTCTCTATTTTTATCCCTCTGACACACCTCCTGTCcactttgtctgtctgtctctccccctctgcttccCCTCGGGTCCCTGCTCCTGGTCCCAATTAGTTGGTGGCTGCCAAGGCAGAGGCAGGGCCCCCACTCCTGGCTCCTCATTACCGCTGGCGGCTCCTAATGAGCCTGGTTGGGGGGGGTTGACCcggcgcccccagccccctggtCTGCGTCACTGCCCGCTGCGGGGGCTGTGGAGACGATATAAGGGGGCTGCAGCCTGGCGGGCCGAGCCCACTGCGCGATAGCCGGCCCTGCAAGCGGGcgcaggaggtgggtgggggtggggtctgggGTCCGGGGCCAGGTCGTGGGCCTCACTGAGCTCTTCTCTGTCTTTCCACAGGTGATGGAGACCCGCCAGGTGCCCAGGAGCCCCCGGatgcggctgctgctgctgctgctgctactgctggtGCCCTGGGGCCACCGCTCAGCCTCAGGAGTCGCCCTGCCCCCCGCTGGGGTCCTCAGGTACGTGCCGCGCCCCGGGACACCCAGGGAGGGGCGGGGATCcggagagagacccagagagagacgGGGCccagagacgagagagagagagagagagagagagagagagagagagaaccaggggTAGAGAGCGGTGGAGTGTGGGCAGGGGATCCGCACGGGAAAAAGGTGCAAAAAGATCCCGAGAAGGGCGTTGAGAGATTTGAAAGGAGCCTAAGCAGCCGTGGACTCGTTCCTTGAGCAAAGTTTATTGGGTCCTTCGTGGGTGTCGGGCCGCGCGCTTAGCGTTGCGGGGGAAGCCTGCCTCGGGGAGCTTCGAGCCGGGTGAACAGAGACTCGTGCAGAGGGAGACGGggtggggtggtgatggtggggacaGTCACCGAGCCGCTCTGCAGCCGGCGCAGGGACAGGGCTGCGAGTTAGACCGTGGGGGTGGGGTACAGgtggcggcgggcgggcgggaccCGCGGTGACCGCATCTCTCCGTCTCCTCGCAGCCTCCGCGCCCCCGGCCGGGCCTGGGCGGGACCGGCCACCCCGCTGTCGCGGCGGAGCCTGGCGCTGGCGGACGACGCGGCCTTCCGGGAGCGCGCGCGGCTGCTGGCCGCCCTCGAGCGCCGCCACTGGCTGAACTCGTACATGCACAAGCTGCTGGTGCTGGACGCGCGCTGAGCGCCGCGCTCGCCTCCCCTCAATAAAGATCCTACCCTAGCGCTCGGGTCTCCGCCTCCTTCCTGCGCCCCGGGGCGGGATGTGTGTGTGCGGGATCCAGGGGCGGGGCTTGCGTCGCCACTACGGCGTCTCTCGTTCCCTCAGTTCCCTCTCTCGAGATATTCTCTCCTCATCCCATTTTTTCCCAATTATCTTTCCCTCCCTACACTCGTATTCTGCGTTTCTGCTCTGCGCCCCCTCCATGCCCCAGCACTGTCCCCTCCGCTCACTCcgtgcctctgtccctccccacccgcACCTCTGCTCCAACCCCACCTGCGggtctctgtcctcctctctgggtttctctgcaaccaagtctcagtttccccgagtctctgtcccttctctgtgtctctgtccctctctgggtGTCTGTTTGccttctctctgagtctctgaaACTTCTCTTTCCACCCTCCTGGCTTCCTaaccctctgcttcctctctctacttttctttctgcctctgaaactctttcttccattctttttttttttttttaagattttatttattaataagagacagagagagggagaggcagagggagaagcaggctccatgcaggaagcctgacgtgggactcgatcccgggactccaggatcacactctgggctgaaggcaggcgctaaaccgctgagccacccagggatccccaaccttccttccattcttaatcactttctttttttctctgattccctcatgtcttttcttttgttgtttccctctccctcttccagcTCTCATTTTCTCCGAATTTCGCCGTTTGCACTGTTCTCACTTCCCAACTTCTCTCTGCGTCGAaagatgagtgtgtgtgtgtgtgtgtgtgtgtgtgcgcgggTGACTCTAGGGTGAGATATAACTGCCATTCAAACCGTGTTACCCCGAACCTAGCTGTGTGGTATTGGGAAGGgctgcttaacctctgagccttTTTTTACCCCCGCATCTGTGGATTAACCCAGATGCACCAAGAGAAAACTTCATCACAGCGCTCACGAAGCAAAAGGCTTTTGTTAGAAAAGGGTTTCTGtctctcagcagcagcagcagcaacttcCAGAAGTTTGTTCAGGGTTTTTTGAATGCGCCCTTCCCGGGAGACCATCGGCGCGCCACGTTGGGGCGGGAGGAGACGACAAAAAGATGAGGCGTCAAGCTCCCGGGGGCACAGGGCTGGGGCGCAGGTGAAGCGAAGCAGCAGCCGACGGAAtctgtctctgtttctatctCCGTCTCTCTCTCACTGGCGGCTCCGCCAGCCCTTGGGTCCCAACGCTCAATGGTGACCATGGCAACGTACCTGGAAGGGCAAGCAGAGGGCTCTGCGGGGCGCGGCCTGTGCGGATCGAGCGCTGATTGGTCTAGCGAggagggcggggctgggggcgtggTTCgagggggaaggggcggggccgtCGCTGGGCTACCTGCAGGCTCTCCCATCAGTCGTATTTCTGGGAGGCGGACGGCGTCCTAGTTGGCCTTAGGCTGTAGGGGTGGACCTCCTTCTCTGAAGGAATTATATTCCTCAACTCCATCTGGAGTTGGCCAAATTTCGCAAGTAAGACTCTGAAAGTCCAGAGTAATTTCCCCAAGTTGTCAGCTCCAGTAAAGGACAAAAGTGTAACTGGAACCAGATCTGTGACTTCTAGTCTAGATCTTGCCATTACACTCGTGGAGAAATGAGATTAAAGAATTATGAACagttattatatgccaggcactccTCTAAATATTGCACTCCTATGGGCTCCTTGAACCTCACAACATCCTGGTGAAGAGCCTTGTTGGCTTTTGGCTGGAGGGCCTGGTAGTTGTGTCTTGGCCTGATCTCCTTCCATACTTCCTCCCTAGATGTCTCCCCTAGCGTTTGAAGCTTTTCATAAAATGGTGTCTGGAAGCCCTTCCGTCcccactctcctctcctcttcctagGAAATGTCAGCAATTCCCAAAACGTCAATGACCATCCACAGGTAATAACATTCAGGACCCCATCTCTAGAATTCGGGCTAAAGGCTCAGGGCTCCAACCACTCTTTGGAACCCTGACACTTACCTCATCCCACATGAGCTCAGTGTTTCCCCAAACCCACTTCTTCTCATGGGTTTCCGTTTTGGAAATGCTCTGTCTACGAGTCACTGGGTCAGACCCACGTGCTCTCCTTGCCCCATCCTTCTTCATCCTCCTTCACGGCAGTCAGTCTCTGGCTCCAtccttcttgctctgcctctttctgcccttccccttctttccatccacatgctcagctcagctcaggccTCATCCTCTCCCATGTGGACCATGACCCCagccttctccccacctcctgcgTCACTTCACATTCATCCTGCATGGAGGATCAGAAGCTCTATTCCCCATCTAGagttgatt from Canis lupus dingo isolate Sandy chromosome 1, ASM325472v2, whole genome shotgun sequence encodes the following:
- the GFY gene encoding Golgi-associated olfactory signaling regulator, which codes for MKSLGAIFLLLVFLLAWLGSKADPSASPLTVPDFPEMGHPSQTSAPASENSTQDRPNPDSLPTAYPEPSKSPHAVSPEPSRLDFTETTNHDLGEIPHPESSESPKSNSLSTSIADSLETPKISPSKMTLLEPSEIPKLDPTDIPHSESPETLKTNPSKTSRPEFPETPSPDPTQTSHQESSEIPKLNSTKIPHAEVPETPHLDPTKILHPKSPETHNPNITEIPISEFLQTLHLESTEIPHPESHVTHNPSPTKIPQTESPTTHYQDATDNPMTSDPEISASPQPEMTTSFKDKTSALDELSLSPKSETSAVTQPDSLKLPTSDSPEAVEPKASPNSSSKGPDAFFPSARIAGPPAPLGSPSWPAPATPRAPQRRSRGDRVSTIIVVERVEETGVTLVGRPRGAAGGALCLFLAGTGLLIGIFLLLWCLYRRAARHRPFAHHRLPNDGDEPVMHLEAPKDPYDLYFYAPDAWVPSHIATKQPPPTPPLPPKLPPPPRGNRPQSLEPLSPATLPNNFV
- the PTH2 gene encoding tuberoinfundibular peptide of 39 residues; its protein translation is METRQVPRSPRMRLLLLLLLLLVPWGHRSASGVALPPAGVLSLRAPGRAWAGPATPLSRRSLALADDAAFRERARLLAALERRHWLNSYMHKLLVLDAR